The DNA sequence TGTTTTGGGGAACCAGCCCCATTTCCTTCTGTTTATCCAAACGCCTGCCCCGAAGAACATCCCACCCTTCCATGAAACGGCCACGATACTTTTCGTATTCCTCGGGCATGCACTGAAGCGGGAAGTGAGGCGCATTGTAAGCGAGGTATAAGAAGAAGGGTTCGCCCGGCCGTTCGTTGTGATGGTCACTAAGAAAATCGATGGCATTCTCAGAAATTGCATCCGTCAGATAAAAGCGTTCACCGTGGGCGCGGATGGGGTTGTTGCCACGATAGAGATTAGGAGGATCGAAGAAGTCCGACGTTCCTGCCAGATGACCATAAAAGCGATCGAAACCACGTTGCGTCGGCCAGGTAATAGGATTTTCAGAAGCGAGGTGCCACTTGCCAGTGATGTAAGTTCCATAACCGACCTCTTTTAGCATTTCAGGCAAGGTTGGGATATCAGTGCTTACGTATCCCTGGTATTGCCATGGGACATCAGCCATATCCTCTGGGCTTAGTGAGAAGTATCCCCTCGACTCCCCGGGCGCAGCTTCCTCCTTATTCGCCATGGGTAAAGTCATGTGACCGATGCCAACTTGATGAGGATGCAGTCCGGTCATCAAAGTCGCCCGTGTAGGACAACACCGAGCCGCATTGTAGAACTGGTCAAAACGCACCCCGTCTCTGGCCAGACGATCAAGGTTCGGTGTCTCCACCATACCTCCGTAACAACCGATGTTTGACCACCCCATGTCATCGACGAGGATGAGGACAACGTTAGGCCTGTCAGCTCCGACAAGCAAAACCCCACTCAATAGTAACCCAAAAACGCACAAGTATTTCTTCATATCAAAATCCTTCTTTCCCTCTTACTTTTTCTCGTTCTTTAAAATTCAAAACTGACATTCAACATTCCATGGTCTCACGACCCTGGCTACACTTTGTAATACGTGGCAATATCTTCGTCTTAATCTTAATCTCGGCGCGGCGAGACGCCATCGCACTACCAAAACTCCTCACCGTATCCCTTTCACCAACGGCCTCTCTGGCGGCAATGGCACTTCGGACATCGGAACAAAGTCATCCGCGATTATTGAGTTACCCGTGATCGTATAACCATCGGGTTTCCTGGATAGTTCGTCGAGCTTAACTCGATCCACTCGCTTCACAAGTTCCATTCTGAACAGACTCACAATTTTTGAATGAGCAGCGTCGTAAGCCAGGTTTTTGTACTCATTGGGATCGGCGGCATGATCATATAATTCTTCCAGGCTATTCCATTCGTAATAAATGTAACGAAAGTGCTCACTTCGCAGCGAGTGACCCGTTTTCTCCTCCGGAAAGGTGAAACTGGTTAAAGCGCTGTGTGACCTTATCATATTAGGATTCTCCAACAGCGGAACGACGGATTCACCATCGCAATGTTCTGGCACTTCAAATCCTGCAAGGTCGACCAACGTAGGATACACATCCAGCAAACTAACTGGTTGGGTAACCACGCTGCCAGGAGTAGTAACTCCCGGAACTCGAACAAAAAGCGGCACACGGGTGGACTCCTCCCAAAGGGTAAATTTCTCCCAATTTTCTTTCTCTCCGATATGCATTCCATGATCGGACCAGAGCACCACAATTGTTTCATCTGACTTACCCGATTCATCCAACGCGTCGAGCAATCGACCTATTTGGGCATCCGCAAAACTGATCGATGCCAAGTAAGCCTGAATGACCTGTTTCCATTGATCGTTTTCCAAAACAAATTTGTGCCAACCTCGTCGCGGATGAATGAGCGCATCCTCCAAATCGTTTTCCTCAATCTCCAAATCAGGTATTTCATCCAACGGATATAAATCGAAATATTTTTGTGGGACTTCCCATGGCATGTGGGGACGAAAAATGCCACAAGCGAGGTAGAGCGGTTTCTCTCGCTCCCTCATCAATTCATAACTCGCCCAATCAACGGTTTGGTGGTCGGCCATCTTTTCATCCGCTGCATTAATCGGACCCCAGGTAAACCATTTGTGGCGCCCTCCTATGAATCGGTCAGGATTAATCACTTCTTCCGGTGCACTGATCTGGTGTGGCATCGGAACCGATATGCTGGGATAATAA is a window from the Verrucomicrobiota bacterium genome containing:
- a CDS encoding sulfatase; protein product: MRKIFISGAFVLLASAFILPPLRSETDQPNILFIAVDDMNDWIGPLGGLSIAKTPNLDRLAAESTTFTNAHCASPACAASRLANMTGVQPSKTGVMQNVWYDGPKWREIPILANIETVEQFFKNRGYETLAGGKIYHSLAPPWLTSNQVDPAGWDFYYPSISVPMPHQISAPEEVINPDRFIGGRHKWFTWGPINAADEKMADHQTVDWASYELMREREKPLYLACGIFRPHMPWEVPQKYFDLYPLDEIPDLEIEENDLEDALIHPRRGWHKFVLENDQWKQVIQAYLASISFADAQIGRLLDALDESGKSDETIVVLWSDHGMHIGEKENWEKFTLWEESTRVPLFVRVPGVTTPGSVVTQPVSLLDVYPTLVDLAGFEVPEHCDGESVVPLLENPNMIRSHSALTSFTFPEEKTGHSLRSEHFRYIYYEWNSLEELYDHAADPNEYKNLAYDAAHSKIVSLFRMELVKRVDRVKLDELSRKPDGYTITGNSIIADDFVPMSEVPLPPERPLVKGIR